A segment of the Pseudomonas serboccidentalis genome:
AACATGTTGTCGAGCCTGCAGCAGAAGGCCGGCCTGAAACCGTTGACCACCAATGCCTGGGGCATGGCCTATGGCGCGGCAATGTTGTCGGTGTGGTGCTTGTTCAAAGGCATTCCGTTCGAGATGGATTGGTCGCCGCGCTACGTCGGCGCTCTGCTGTATTTGGTGATCCCGGGTTCGGTGATCGGCTTCACCGCGTACCTGACGCTGGTCGGGCGCATGGGGCCGGAACGTGCGGCGTATTGCACCGTGCTGTTCCCGGTGGTGGCGCTGAACGTGTCGGCGTTTGCCGAAGGGTATCAGTGGACGGTGCCGGCGCTGCTTGGGCTGGTATTGGTGATGTTTGGCAATGTATTGGTGTTTCGTAAATCCAAGGGGGCGGTGTTGCCTCCTCAAGGAAAGTTGGCGTGAAATCCGCGAGCGCTGAACATTCAGCGCTCGACTTTCAATGTGATGTAAAGCAATACCGGTAAGATGAAGTCAACAATGTGCCGCGCCCAGTCCTTGGCGTTCCAGACTTGCGATGTGTCCATGTCGAACCATTCGACGCCGATGACTTGCAGGCAGATGTAATAAACAAAGATCGCGATCAATAAACCAATAATCGAAAACTTCTTGGCATCGTGAAAGGCTTTGTCTGAAGCTTTTATCTTGCGTAGAAGCTGGTAGGTGCCGACCAGGCAGCACGTGGTCCAGATCACTTCCGTGGTGATGATGAACCAGTAGATCCGGTGGTGCAGTATCGGTGACTCGATTGCACGGTAACGGATGTTGGGGTTGGTCTGGGTGGTGTCCATGCTGAGGATGTGACCGACATATGTATAGTTTGACGCGTAGTCGGTGAAGTTGCTGTACATCACCAGCAAGCCGAAAAAACTTATGTAAGCCATCAGGGTAACTTTGCTGTAGCGAATGAGTTTTTGGATGTTCAGGTTGTTCAAGGGTTTCTCCAGAATGTTTATCGTGCTGTCGATAAGTCTGGAGAGTTTAATGTTCTGTGTTGTGTTTTTAGTTGAGGCTTGAGTTGCAAGGTATGTAACGGTTGGCCAAGGGGTTAATTTAAGCGGGCAAGTGCCGATGAGGCGCTTGCCCGTTTTTTCAGCCACGCCAGACTTGCGGATTGACCAGGTCCTGCGGGCGTTCGCCGAGCAGTGCGCTGCGCAGGTTGGCGAGGGCACGGTTGGCCATGGCTTCGCGGGTTTCGTGGGTGGCGGAGCCGATGTGCGGCAATGTCACCGCATTTTTCAGCTGGAACAGGGGCGATTCGGCCAGCGGTTCTTTTTCGTAGACATCCAGGCCGGCGCCACGGATGCGGTTGTTTTGCAGCGCTTCGATCAGCGCCGGTTCATCGACCACCGGGCCACGGGAGATGTTGACCAGGATCGCGCCGGGCTTCATCAGGGCCAGTTCGCGGTGGCTGATCAGGTGGCGAGTCTTGTCGCTGAGCGGCACCACCAGGCAGACGAAGTCGGCTTCGGCCAGCAGTTGATCGAGGCTGCGAAATTGTGCGCCGAGTTGTTGTTCCAGCTCGGTCTTGCGGCTGTTGCCGCTGTAGAGGATCGGCATGTTGAAGCCGAAATGGCCACGACGGGCGACGGCGGCGCCGATGTTGCCCATGCCGACAATACCGAGGGTTTTGCCGTGGACGTCACAGCCGAACAGTGGCGCGCCGACGCTGGCTTGCCATTGGCCGGCCTTGGTCCAGGCGTCGAGTTCGGCGACGCGGCGGGCGCTGCTCATGATCAGGGCGAAGGCGAGGTCGGCGGTGCTTTCGGTGAGCACGTTGGGGGTGTTGGTGAGCATGATGCCGCGTTGGTTGAAGTAGTCGAGGTCGTAATTGTCGTAGCCGACGGAGACGCTGGAGACCACTTCAAGTTTTGTGGCGGTTTCGAGTTGGGCTTTGCCGAGTTTGCGGCCGACGCCGATGAGGCCGTGGGCGTGGGGCAGGGCCTCGTTGAATTGGGCGTTGATGTCGCCGTTTTTGGGGTTGGGAACGATGACGTCGAACTCCTGTTGCAGGCGTTCGATCATTGGGGGGGTGATGCGGCTGAAGGCCAGGACTGTTTTTTTCATTGGGCTGGGGCTCGGGCTTCGGGGCTTTATTGCCAAGCAAGCTAACATTTCTTTGTGGGGTTTGGCTTGTCTTGGCGGCCTCTGGGCCGACCAGGTTCTTGGGGTTTTGGGTGTATATCCGTTTCTGCGGGTGTGGCGGCTGGCGGTTTCGCTCTTACAGCGAGTCACTTTTGCAGACGCCCAAAAGTAACCAAAACGCTGGGCCCCGGCGTTCGGCCCTCGCCGTGGCTCGGGTTCCTTCGTTACGGGGTTCATCCGGGGGCATCGCCTACGGTTTGCTTCGCTGCACCTCCTCTCGATGTGTTTGGCTTCGCCAAACGGTCGCTGCGCTCCCACCCCCGGATGAACCCCTCCACTCAGCCTGCCGAAGGGGCCGGTACGGCAAGATCAAGAGCTGCAGCCGAGCTTGCGCTCATCCTGTTGAGTGGTGAGAAGCGGATGCACCAACTGCCTGCACCCAATCCAGCTGTAGGAGTGAGCCTGCTCGCGATGGCGGCCTGTCAGCCGACCAATCACCAACTGCCTGCACCCAATCTAACTGTGCGAGCTTGCTCGCGAATGCGGTGTGTCATTCAACGCAGGTATTTGCTGACCCACCGCTCCCTCAGGGGTTTAGCTGTGTGCTGCAGACTGGCTGATTTCCACATTATCCAGCACCCGATTCACCGCCAGCTCCGCCAGCATGATGATCTGCTGAATCGCCAGAAGGGTGTGCCGCTGCGGCGGATCGACGTAGGCCGCAATGTCGCTGGTCATGATGCTCGCCGAGGCCAGTGATTCGCAGGCATGAACCAGCAGGCTCTCGTTATCCATATCAGGGGCAACCTGAAACATCGTGCTCGGTTTGTGGAATTTGAGGGTAGTGGCGGAAGGTTTGAGGTAGTGGTCGAGCGCGCGCTCGGCGGCGTCGTGGAGCTTTTTTGAGTCGAGGGATTCGTAGGGGGAAGTGCAGTCCGCTTCGGGCGGATTGGGTGTGGGTTTGATCATGGTGAAGCTCCATTCGGGATGTGGAGTTCGCCACGTACTGCGACCAAGCAATAGGGTGGCGAACCGTACGCAGGTTGGTCGACCAGGGAATGGAAACCCGGCAGGGCCAAGGCCCTCCCACGCACAGCTCGCCATTAAGCAAGCTTGAAAAGTGCGCCATTCTAAACCCGGACGACCAAGTCCGGTCGCTGATTCGTCAACGACCCCCTGAGCCTATCCACCCCACTTCCAACCCACAACCGTCAAAACCTGTCGGAAAACTCCCCTCAAATCACCGCTTCTGTAGGAGCTGCCGTAGGCTGCGATCTTTTGATTTTTAAACATCAAGGGCAAAAGATCGCAGCCTGCGGCAGCTCCTGCAGGTTTCGTAGTGTGTTTAAGGTCAGTTGGCGACTCGGGCTCCAGCGAGGCTGCCGCTTAATTCGTAAGCAGCCAGTTCGGCTTGATGGGCGGCGAGAATTTCCGGCAACGAGCCGCGCAAATACTCAACCCAGGTCTTGATCTTCGCATCCAGGTATTGCCGCGACGGGTAGATCGCGTACAGGTTGAGTTCCTGCGAGCGGTAGTTCGGCATCATCCGCACCAGCGTGCCGTTGCGCAGGCCTTCGATGGCGGCGTAGACCGGCAGCACGCCGACGCCCATGCCGCTGATGATTGCGGTTTTCATCGCGTCGGCGGAGTTCACCAGGAAGGGCGAGCTGTTGATGGTGACCATTTCCTGGCCGTCGGGGCCGTTGAAGGCCCATTTTTCCAGGGGGATCACCGGGCTGACGAGGCGCAGGCAGGCGTGGTTCAGCAGGTCGCTGGGCTTTTGCGCGCAGCCGTTGGCTTTCACGTAGGCCGGGGAGGCGCAGACGATGCTGTAGGTGATGCCCAGGCGTTGCGAGACGAAGCCTGAGTCCGGCAGTTCGGTGGCCAGCACGATGGACACGTCGTAGCCCTCGTCGAGCAGGTCCGGCACGCGGTTGGCCATGGTCAGGTCGAAGGTCACGTCCGGGTGGGTCTTGCGGTAGCGGGCGATGGCGTCGATCACGAAGTGCTGGCCGATGCCGGTCATGGTGTGCACTTTCAGCTGGCCGGCGGGGCGGGCGTGGGCTTCGCTGGCCTCGGCTTCGGCTTCTTCGACATAGGCCAGGATCTGTTCGCAGCGCAGCAGGTAGCGCTTGCCGGCCTCGGTCAGGGCGATGCGCCGGGTCGTGCGATTGAGCAGGCGGGTTTGCAGGTGGGCTTCCAGGTTGGAGACCGCGCGCGAGATGTTGGCCGTGGTGGTGTCGAGTTGCACGGCGGCGGCGGTGAAGCTGCCGGCTTCGGCCACACAACTGAAGGCGCGCATGTTTTGCAATGTGTCCATGGGGTGCTCTCAAGGGAGATGGCAAATTGTGACACGAAGTTTCAGGGGCTGAGAGCCCCGACCAAGGGATTATCTCGCTAACGGTAACAAAGATTCACAGGAATCCCAGCTTATCGCCACAAAGGCACCCACCTAGAATTGCGCCGTTCCCTGTAGGAGCTGCCGCAGGCTGCGATCTTTTGATCTTGATTGTGAACAGCAAAATCAAAAGATCGCAGCCTTCGGCAGCTCCTACACCAGTCCCCCGGTTTATCCCTTTCAGGAATTTGCAGCTGTGCCGCGTCGCATCAACAGAGCGCTTTTGCCGCTCAGTGTTCTGGCTATCACCCTGGGTCTCAGCGGCTGCATCGGTACCGGAGGAATTGCCCCGCAGGGCAAAGCGTTGGAGGCCAATACGCTGGCTACCGATGACGCGATTGCCCACGCCGCCAAAGACGCCAACTGGCCCACCGCGCA
Coding sequences within it:
- a CDS encoding DUF2165 family protein; this translates as MNNLNIQKLIRYSKVTLMAYISFFGLLVMYSNFTDYASNYTYVGHILSMDTTQTNPNIRYRAIESPILHHRIYWFIITTEVIWTTCCLVGTYQLLRKIKASDKAFHDAKKFSIIGLLIAIFVYYICLQVIGVEWFDMDTSQVWNAKDWARHIVDFILPVLLYITLKVER
- a CDS encoding 2-hydroxyacid dehydrogenase, which codes for MKKTVLAFSRITPPMIERLQQEFDVIVPNPKNGDINAQFNEALPHAHGLIGVGRKLGKAQLETATKLEVVSSVSVGYDNYDLDYFNQRGIMLTNTPNVLTESTADLAFALIMSSARRVAELDAWTKAGQWQASVGAPLFGCDVHGKTLGIVGMGNIGAAVARRGHFGFNMPILYSGNSRKTELEQQLGAQFRSLDQLLAEADFVCLVVPLSDKTRHLISHRELALMKPGAILVNISRGPVVDEPALIEALQNNRIRGAGLDVYEKEPLAESPLFQLKNAVTLPHIGSATHETREAMANRALANLRSALLGERPQDLVNPQVWRG
- a CDS encoding DUF6124 family protein, whose amino-acid sequence is MIKPTPNPPEADCTSPYESLDSKKLHDAAERALDHYLKPSATTLKFHKPSTMFQVAPDMDNESLLVHACESLASASIMTSDIAAYVDPPQRHTLLAIQQIIMLAELAVNRVLDNVEISQSAAHS
- a CDS encoding LysR family transcriptional regulator, coding for MDTLQNMRAFSCVAEAGSFTAAAVQLDTTTANISRAVSNLEAHLQTRLLNRTTRRIALTEAGKRYLLRCEQILAYVEEAEAEASEAHARPAGQLKVHTMTGIGQHFVIDAIARYRKTHPDVTFDLTMANRVPDLLDEGYDVSIVLATELPDSGFVSQRLGITYSIVCASPAYVKANGCAQKPSDLLNHACLRLVSPVIPLEKWAFNGPDGQEMVTINSSPFLVNSADAMKTAIISGMGVGVLPVYAAIEGLRNGTLVRMMPNYRSQELNLYAIYPSRQYLDAKIKTWVEYLRGSLPEILAAHQAELAAYELSGSLAGARVAN